In Lapillicoccus jejuensis, the DNA window GAGGGGATGTGGGGGTCGGCGTCGGGGGCGGTGACCTCGACGCGCAGCCGGCGGCTGCCGTTGGTGATCGACAGGAAGTGGTAGACCGCGTGCAGCTCGCGGCCGGTCTCCTGCGGGTAGTGCACGCCCGAGACGCCGAGGCAGATCTCGAAGCGCAGCGCGGCCTCGTTGCGCAGGGTGCGGGCGACCTCGACGAGGTGCTCGCGGCGCACGAAGAGGGTCAGCTCACCGCGGTCGACGACGACCCGCTCGACGGCCTCGCCGAACGAGGCGGAGCCGCCGACGAGCGCCCGCTCGAGGGCGTCCGCGGCCTCGTCGAACCAGCCGCCGTAGGGGCGCGGCGAGGCGCCGGGGAAGAGCACCGGCGCCTGCAGGCCGCCGTACCCGCTCGTGTCCTCGCCCTGGCGCGGGCCGAACATGCCCGTGCGGTGGGCGATCTGGACGGGGGTGGTGTCGACGGCGCCCGCGTAGGCGGTGACGCCCTGCTCGAGCGCGCCCTCCTGGCTGTCGGCGTGCTCCGTCGTGCCCGGGGTCCCCTCGGGGCGCGGGGTGGTCTGGTCGGCCATCAGGCGAGCAGCCCCTTCATGGCGTGGGTCGGGGTGGCCTCCATCGCGGCGCGCTCCGCGGCGCGGGCGGCCTGGACGCGGTCGACGCCGAGCGGCATCTCGAGGATCTGGTCGTGCAGCGTGAGGATCGCGTTGAGCAGCATCTGCGGGCGCGGCGGGCAACCCGGCAGGTAGACGTCGACCGGGATGACGTGGTCGACGCCCTGGACGATCGCGTAGTTGTTGAACATGCCGCCCGAGCTGGCGCAGACGCCCATCGAGATGACCCACTTCGGGTCGCTCATCTGGTCGTAGACCTGGCGCACGACGGGGGCCATCTTCTGGCTCACCCGGCCGGCCACGATCATCAGGTCGGCCTGGCGCGGGGTCGCGGCGAAGCGCTCCATGCCGAAGCGGGCGATGTCGTAGTCGGGGGTGCCGACGGCCATCATCTCGATGGCGCAGCAGGCCAGCCCGAAGGTGGCGGGCCACATCGACGACTTGCGCATGAAGCCGGCGAGGTTCTCGACCGTCGTCAGCAGGAAGCCGGCGGGCAGCTTCTCCTCGAGTCCCATGTGATTCTCCTAGTCCCAGTCCAGCCCGCCCCGACGCCAGACGTAGGCGTAGGCGACGAACACGGTGAGGATGAACAGGACCATCTCGACGAGCGCGAACAGTCCGAGCTGGTTGAAGGCCACGGCGAACGGATAGAGGAAGATGCTCTCCACGTCGAAGACGATGAACAGCATCGCCGTGAGGTAGTACTTGATCGGCACGCGGCCGCCGCCCCGCGCGTGCGGGGTGGGCTGGATGCCGCACTCGTAGGCCTCCAGCTTGGCGCGGTTGTAGCGCTTGGGGCCGACCACGAGGCTCGTGCCGATCGACAGCGCCGCGAACCCGAAGCCGAGGGCCAGGAGGAAGAGGAGCGGGATCCACTGGTTCACGGGGTGCCTCCGGGGGAACGGTCTCGGCGGTGGTGCGGCAGCGTGGGGGCGGGCGTCGTCCGCACGGGCCGTCCCATCCTAGGGGTGACGGTACGGGGGCGCCGTACGGCGGGGTCAGGCATCGGGGGCCAGTCGCGAGATGGTCCGCACGAAGGCGTCGTCGACGCCGCCGCCCCGCTGCTGCGGGAGGTTGGCCATGACCTTGAGCAGCACCCGCATGAGCGGGGTGACCGGCAGGCCGTAGCGGGTGGCGAGGCGCATGACCTCGGGGTGGCCGATCGCGTGGGCGAACCAGCGGCCGAGGGTGAAGTAGCCGCCGAGCTCGTCCTTCATCACGCGCGGGTAGCGGGCGAGGACGCGCTCGCGGCCGGCGTCGGTGCGCCGGGCGTGCGCCTGGGCGACGACCTCGGCGGAGACGCGGGCGGCCTGGAGGGCGTAG includes these proteins:
- a CDS encoding NADH-quinone oxidoreductase subunit C; protein product: MADQTTPRPEGTPGTTEHADSQEGALEQGVTAYAGAVDTTPVQIAHRTGMFGPRQGEDTSGYGGLQAPVLFPGASPRPYGGWFDEAADALERALVGGSASFGEAVERVVVDRGELTLFVRREHLVEVARTLRNEAALRFEICLGVSGVHYPQETGRELHAVYHFLSITNGSRRLRVEVTAPDADPHIPSIVEVYPANDWHERETWDMFGIQFDGHPALTRILMPDDWPGHPQRKDYPLGGIPVEYKGATIPPPDQRRSYS
- a CDS encoding NuoB/complex I 20 kDa subunit family protein — encoded protein: MGLEEKLPAGFLLTTVENLAGFMRKSSMWPATFGLACCAIEMMAVGTPDYDIARFGMERFAATPRQADLMIVAGRVSQKMAPVVRQVYDQMSDPKWVISMGVCASSGGMFNNYAIVQGVDHVIPVDVYLPGCPPRPQMLLNAILTLHDQILEMPLGVDRVQAARAAERAAMEATPTHAMKGLLA
- a CDS encoding NADH-quinone oxidoreductase subunit A; protein product: MNQWIPLLFLLALGFGFAALSIGTSLVVGPKRYNRAKLEAYECGIQPTPHARGGGRVPIKYYLTAMLFIVFDVESIFLYPFAVAFNQLGLFALVEMVLFILTVFVAYAYVWRRGGLDWD